In one candidate division Zixibacteria bacterium HGW-Zixibacteria-1 genomic region, the following are encoded:
- a CDS encoding DNA polymerase IV yields the protein MGGIDRTKEWDKVIMHVDMDAFFAAFEVRNCPHLKDKPVIVGGFLGHRSVVSTCSYEARKFGVHSGMPITQAKRLCPQAVFIPGTMRGYVYTSAMLQKIFEHYSPIVEPFSVDEAFLDLTGCHRIFGTVENLVAQMKAEIKEKLSLTCSVGIAPTRLIAKMGSGENKPDGLTIMDRDDFKRLFYPRPVIALWGVGESTRQALAKIGIWTVGDLAAKKEKELTAHFGKNGEWLSVVACGLDSSEVYNYENRPNDKSMSHETTMLADLSEIDKIYSTLLWLSDKVARRLRKENYWGRTVTVKIRSSSFQTITRDRTLTEPTDQAKVIFETAKRLIPRDYGPRIKVRLLGIRVSHLEKKVENCQLSLIENSALNKIKDTSKAIDQIRERFGESVIKYAGTKL from the coding sequence AGCCGGTTATTGTCGGGGGCTTCCTGGGACATCGCTCGGTGGTCTCGACCTGCTCGTATGAGGCGCGCAAGTTCGGGGTTCATTCCGGGATGCCGATCACGCAGGCAAAGAGACTGTGCCCGCAGGCGGTGTTTATACCGGGAACGATGCGGGGCTATGTGTACACCTCGGCGATGCTTCAAAAAATATTCGAGCATTACTCGCCGATAGTGGAACCATTTTCTGTCGATGAGGCTTTTCTGGATTTGACCGGTTGTCATCGGATTTTCGGAACGGTGGAAAACCTGGTAGCACAAATGAAAGCGGAGATAAAAGAGAAATTGTCGCTGACCTGTTCGGTCGGCATTGCCCCGACCAGGTTGATTGCCAAGATGGGGTCGGGAGAGAATAAGCCGGACGGGTTGACGATTATGGATCGTGATGATTTCAAAAGATTGTTTTATCCCCGACCGGTCATTGCTTTGTGGGGGGTCGGCGAATCGACCCGGCAGGCGCTGGCCAAAATCGGAATCTGGACGGTCGGCGACTTGGCGGCCAAAAAAGAAAAGGAGTTGACCGCGCATTTCGGGAAAAACGGGGAGTGGCTCTCGGTGGTGGCCTGTGGCCTTGACAGTTCGGAGGTGTACAATTATGAAAACCGGCCGAATGATAAATCGATGTCGCATGAAACGACCATGCTGGCTGACCTTTCCGAAATCGACAAAATATATTCGACCTTATTATGGCTTTCCGATAAGGTGGCGAGACGGCTGCGAAAAGAAAATTACTGGGGGCGAACCGTAACAGTCAAAATACGCTCATCGAGTTTTCAGACAATAACACGGGACAGGACCTTAACTGAGCCGACCGATCAGGCCAAGGTGATTTTTGAGACGGCAAAACGGCTGATACCGAGAGATTATGGGCCCAGAATCAAGGTAAGGCTGCTCGGGATCAGGGTATCTCATCTCGAAAAGAAGGTTGAGAATTGCCAGTTGAGCCTGATTGAAAATTCCGCCTTGAATAAAATCAAAGATACCAGCAAAGCGATCGATCAGATCCGGGAGCGGTTCGGCGAATCGGTCATAAAATATGCCGGAACCAAGCTGTAA